A single Chanos chanos chromosome 8, fChaCha1.1, whole genome shotgun sequence DNA region contains:
- the LOC115819551 gene encoding phenylethanolamine N-methyltransferase-like, whose product MEGQNGRERAGQEKGFSEAELKTCYQDFDPAAYLQYNYTPPRASFDNKDNIVPWQLGWLHRAFTEGDVKGDILVDIGSGPTLYQVMSGCERFRRVILSDFVEANRRELQNWLQGKSNSLDWTPFFQYVCKLEGRSPDAWSEKAQRLRSVVTDVLPIDVHQPHPLSPEALPPSGADCLISCFCLESASPDLASFNRALGHISSLLRQGGHLLLIGTLEMTFYYAAPELCIPAVRLDEAQLCSSLKNCGFQLLELSVYNLPQDMQKSTDDARSMFFVKAKKQ is encoded by the exons ATGGAGGGACAGAACGGAAGGGAAAGAGCTGGGCAAGAAAAAGGATTTTCTGAGGCTGAGCTGAAGACATGTTACCAGGACTTTGATCCTGCGGCGTACCTGCAGTATAACTACACTCCGCCACGTGCTAGCTTTGACAACAAAGACAATATCGTACCATGGCAACTTGGGTGGCTACACAGGGCTTTTACTGAAG gtgatgTGAAGGGGGATATTCTGGTGGATATAGGTTCTGGTCCTACTCTCTATCAAGTGATGAGCGGCTGTGAGCGTTTTCGTCGTGTGATCCTTTCTGACTTTGTGGAGGCGAACCGCAGGGAACTGCAGAACTGGCTACAGGGCAAGAGTAACAGTCTAGACTGGACTCCTTTCTTTCAGTATGTCTGTAAACTGGAGGGGAGAAG ccctGATGCATGGAGTGAAAAAGCACAGCGTCTTCGATCCGTGGTAACCGACGTGTTACCCATTGATGTACATCAACCTCACCCGTTATCTCCGGAAGCCTTGCCTCCATCTGGAGCTGACTGTCTGATCTCCTGCTTCTGCCTGGAGTCTGCTAGTCCTGACCTGGCTTCCTTTAACAGAGCCTTGGGTCACATCTCCAGCCTGCTTCGTCAGGGGGGCCACCTCCTGCTCATTGGAACCCTGGAAATGACATTCTACTATGCAGCACCAGAATTGTGTATCCCTGCGGTGCGCCTGGATGAGGCTCAGCTGTGTTCCAGCCTGAAGAACTGTGGCTTCCAGCTGCTGGAACTCAGCGTTTACAATCTACCACAGGACATGCAGAAAAGCACTGATGATGCTAGGTCCATGTTCTTTGTGAAAGCTAAGAAACAGTAA